A segment of the Amblyomma americanum isolate KBUSLIRL-KWMA chromosome 6, ASM5285725v1, whole genome shotgun sequence genome:
taaatcgaagcgcgtcaaaaacaaaaccacggggcacgcaaagctcatacaCGCGAAAcaccataaaaaatcgaaactttctctcctggccgcctgtggcgccgccaagcatccggtTTCTTTGCTTCcgacattcaggttgtcttttgcctgcctttcttgtgtgataaaaatgcactattggttttaaaagaaaacttacttcaatattgatctgcgcaacctacctttgtcagccttagagattcgcgaaaccaagtaggatgaaaaattcctccaaggtggcgtctcttgtcctatggcgtcaccacgcttgtacttgcgagattggcctgtggtggcgacacctgtattttggttcttgctattttctaccttacaagagctttgttttccgtaagagcggcgtttttgtgatcaggagctggtattctatcgatacaagccaacttcaatttctcctcagtgtcccttgaaAGCATTGAGAGGAGCTTCAAACTTGTCCAGCTGCATCCATCAAAAATGAAGCACTAATTCAGCCGTGTTGAGTTCGCTGCCATCGCCGAAGAACTCCAACGCTTTTACGGCATCGACAACTTCAAGGAAGAGGCCATCTCTTGGTATGAGATGGGGTGCAACAAAACTTGGGACCCGTCAGAAATAACCTACTGCGAGCTTCTACATCAGGCCAAGACATTCTTCCCCGGTGTTGCAAAAGCCATTGAGGTGGCTCTGGCTTTGCCAATTTTTACCTGTACGGTCGAACGCTCCTTCAGTAcaatgaggagagtgaaaacCTGTCTATGCTCAACGATGACAAACGGCAGGCTGGACGGCCTTTGTATGATGAGTGTCCACCAAGAGCGTGTAATAAGCACAGAAATGACTTCATCACCTGTGTCATTACGCAATTAACCCAGAAAAATCCAAggcgtctgcagttgctgttcaaggaagacTGACTGAGTGACTGTAGTTGCGTGTTTGTGAACATTTTGTGCTGTGTGCCGGTCATCAATTCGGGTGAGCCGAGAACCCGCATGCAGTTAGATAGAGCACTCTTCtccacaaagtgtttttgcatttTTGATTCATTTCAATTGTTTGTTCGTTAATAAACTGCAATATATCCCTCCAAGCTACGCATTAATTTGCTGTTTGTAATTTTTCTGTCATGTGTGTATTTCACTTCtttataaaaaagaaataaatttacTCCGCAAATAGTGCCTTTTTGCTGCGAACATACCGCTgtaaccgcccccccccccccccggcgccaACAACCAACGAGGCCCCCCTTGCAAAAAAATTCTGCAGACGCCCTTGTTTTGTCTGCGAatgaacaaacggtgcaaagattcacggttatataaaatgaattgaaatgggaagctttatagaTTGGAAGCTTTATGCACGATCCAGGATCCAGTGATCAGTTGCATTGAAAAAGTTCGTgcctagctttttttttaattccgctaAGCATGATCATGCACACGGGTCGGACAGTCGACTTCTgctgggacatgactggtttaggttattCGAAATGCTTTACCTCTGGCCACGAAACCAAgtagctcagctccactgtgctttgcattaaaagggccctggaactgaagtgtttcaattgtccgAAGTCTGATCCAAGTGTAGCAGTTGAagacaggggaggggggggggcgaccaCTTCggcccgtgcccccccccccaacctgtTCCGTGGTCCCTGGCAGTATACATGGATTTTCAGCGCGTACCTCCGCTTCCAGACACAAAACTCTGAACTGGGAGAAACACCGCCTTCTTGGAATTGTGCCTCAGGTTCAGACGCGTAGTCTAATATTATGGCAGACGTTTTTCAAACATTGCAAATCCTAGATGGATTTCACAAGTAAGCTGAACTCGGCACTCAGAGGTTGTCATCCATACCAGCTGTCTAATGTGCGGCCTCAGCAGCCCTCGCTCGAAGCTACGAGTGGCGCTTAATTGGCGCAGACCTTTCTTCACTGCGATGGGGCCTTAAGACCGATCGAGGACCCCAAGCGCACGACGACCGTGTTTTCCTCACACAGGCGTCGTATGTTGGCCAGCAGTAGTTCCGAAAGCTTCAGGTACGACAGGGAAGTAAATCATGCATGGGCCTGGCATGGAGTGCGTTGTCGTACGCATGTTCGACAGCGAGAAAACAGGAGCACCTCTTGCAGACTTGAGGGAAGCGCAGAAACGCGCAACGCTTTGCGTCACGAAAAGTTGTCACGTGGCTATGACACATTTTCGTGCGTGGCAGCAGCGAAGTAGCCCCCCGAAACGCTGGTGCAGTGGGTGACACGCGCGTGGCACCAGCCCTTGcataaaaaaattgtgtaaattttTACCTGAATGGTAGTGCAAAATACAACCACACTTGACTTAGTTCTTCCTTAGGtgatatttagaaactctatggctgAACCTAGGCCACCGATTCTTTCGAAACCGAAACCGAGGTTTTCATCGCAGAGCGATTGCGGTGGCGAGCCTAGCCCAGCCGTACCGCTAGCCAGgtgcgcagcagcagcaaggcggaTTTGGCAGCAGCGCGTGTCCCCACGTGCGTGAGCCGGGGTTCGAGATGGGGGACCTGTTCCCCGCTCTCTCGGCCGACCACCCGGAGGTGACGGAGCTGGAGAGCTTGTGCCTGCGATGCCGAGAGAACGGCACCACGCGGCTGCTGCTCACAAAGATTCCCTTCTACCGGGAAGTGGTGGTGATGTCGTTTTGCTGCGACCACTGCGGCTGGCAGAACAGCGAGCTCCAGCCGGCGGCCACTGTGCAGCCGACAGGGGTCCGCTGCGAGCTGAGCGTGCGTACCCGGCAGGACCTCAACCGGCAGGTAGTGAAGACGAGAGACGCGGTCGTGACGGTGCCCGACGTGGAGCTGGAGATCCCCGCCCGGACCCAGGAAGGCAGCGTGACCACGGTCGAAGGGCTGTTGCAGCGCGCCGTCCAGGGCCTGGAAGCCTCGCTCGCTGACTGCGCCGAGGAGGCCCGCGCCGGCAAGCTGTCGGACTTCGTGGGCCGGCTCCGGGATCTGCTGCAGCTGCGCCGGCAGTTCCGCCTCGTCCTCGACGACCCGTCGGGCAACAGCTTCGTGGAGAACCCGCAGGCGCCTGAAGCCGATCCGTGCATGGTGGTGCAGCGCTACCAGCGCACGGCCCAGCAGGACGCGGCCCTGGGCATTGCGGAGTCGAGCAGCAGCGTGCAAGACGACGACGTGCGCGACGACGTGCTGGGCTTCGCCACCAACTGCAGCGAGTGCCAGGCGCCGTGCGAGACGCGGATGAAGCTCACGCAggtgtgtgcccccccccccgcgcatGCCTCTGCCACGGATTGCCCTGTTCGGCCACGGCTTGGGTGTTTGTGACGCCTTGTTGCAGAGCAAAGTACCGCAGCTTTTGAATTTGTTAACGCATTAATTCCCATGCAGGTAAAAGTTGTCCACTTCCAGGACTTGATCATTAATGACTCCTTGAtcgcaaaaatgcaaaaaaagactGCTATTCATTAAGAGAAATTAATTACATATTGGTTGATTGGAGCTAACTTTTAAAACATCTGCATGCCTAAGGCCCACAAAACTATGTGCGAACACGCAGACGCATGCAGGAATGCAAGTGCAAAATTCAAAGCTTCTCTATCATCTGTGAGTGCAGCATTGCGACTGCATAATATTTTGGCGGTTTTGTGTTATAGCTAGCTTTTGCTTGAATTTATCCTTTCGTGGGACTTGCGTTGATAAGTATGCTTGTGTTACTTGAAGTATGCTAGCAACTGAAGTCAATATACaggcagaaataaaattacaTTTTTCGCGCTGTGCATCATATATGCAAATGGGTTCAGGTGGagacttgggcaagttggtacatcatACTGAAGAAGATAAAACAGCTCAGAAACATGGGATGAGAAGGAACACGACACAGCGCGCTGAATAGCCACTCGTTTTCACTCCGCCATGAGCGAAGTATATATAGCCGAAAAAACATCTAAGCTACAAAAACACAAAACATTACATAAACTATGACAACACCAGATGTGTACTGTAAAATGCTTCTTTTGGTGCTGGAATTTGACGCAGAGATGGCATACGAAAGTCCTTCTTTTTCAATGCCAAGTTTGGATGATGTACAGGGACAATCACACTTAGAGGGAACACGGCTCCGCTTGGCCACGTGCCTGCGGTGTGCCATTGCATTGAACCCATTCACCCATTCATGAATCAATGCACAGCGGTGCACGAGAAGAGGGACCtcgatgtggtgcttcgtgttaTCTGCCCTTTGCACAGTTTTACTATGGGCTTGGTCAAAATGGGGCTCCGCGTGTCCACTGTTCCCTCTAAGTGTGATTGACC
Coding sequences within it:
- the Zpr1 gene encoding zinc finger protein Zpr1; translation: MGDLFPALSADHPEVTELESLCLRCRENGTTRLLLTKIPFYREVVVMSFCCDHCGWQNSELQPAATVQPTGVRCELSVRTRQDLNRQVVKTRDAVVTVPDVELEIPARTQEGSVTTVEGLLQRAVQGLEASLADCAEEARAGKLSDFVGRLRDLLQLRRQFRLVLDDPSGNSFVENPQAPEADPCMVVQRYQRTAQQDAALGIAESSSSVQDDDVRDDVLGFATNCSECQAPCETRMKLTQVPHFKEVVIMATTCDRCGHRTNEVKSGAGIEPQGVRLELCVHKPADLARDVLKSETCTVRVPELELEAGAGLLSGCFTTVEGLLDSMRQQLAQENPFFQGDSASGAGRLRMGAVVDKLAQAAEGKLPVTLVLDDPCGNSYVQSLCAPDPDPALLVTRYERTFEQNELLGLNDMKTEDYSS